One part of the Phycisphaeraceae bacterium genome encodes these proteins:
- a CDS encoding glycosyltransferase has product MSRTTTPALLTVVSVIRADPLATDQHFASIERERAHASETGCQTDHVIVRCMKETSVPHAVNDVLRQACGVYVCVLFDSDCFEQGALRWACETLQHESDAGAIIGDCRLSNEQGMTTWRPAPISEVSAELIAKPLTHWFAGRCLVGPEVVFRRETALALGGFDEQRMIAFDYSLWLCMLLEGHRLQKHARAFVCRMESDKQPGPEVGDALRDVARAGLGLLSDKPQNWRADAVREHTAISIRSQALDIVEARMRLIESNSNMECGSVSCAHVGVDALLEGRQKLLKPHMVDTGRHVRSALGSAGIRGPRVAIVGCDAVTSRDPVEDWFDRGASVECVEVLDGSSAFDCVVLDGALCLQQNPEIFLDRAWRSVASNGCLVALGELGPWNDLDLYMHRLRGRMRERLLWTTDVFLDVDADEQLAHIFGAPAPVSFDTDKDATAWLRLFPGWRGCDVFRLMQEIAPASALRLARRYGSIWFHPVLPLPWIAALHVPQQDLWQVGVWQHVG; this is encoded by the coding sequence ATGAGCAGGACGACAACCCCAGCACTGCTCACGGTTGTGTCGGTGATACGTGCTGATCCGCTGGCAACCGACCAACACTTTGCTTCAATCGAACGGGAACGGGCACACGCATCCGAGACGGGATGTCAGACCGATCATGTGATTGTGCGTTGCATGAAGGAAACCAGTGTTCCACACGCAGTTAACGACGTGCTGCGCCAGGCTTGCGGAGTGTACGTGTGTGTGTTGTTTGACAGCGACTGCTTTGAGCAGGGGGCGCTGCGATGGGCGTGCGAGACTTTGCAGCATGAGAGCGATGCTGGTGCGATTATTGGAGACTGCAGATTATCAAACGAGCAAGGCATGACAACATGGAGGCCTGCGCCGATCAGCGAGGTTTCTGCGGAACTCATCGCAAAGCCGTTGACCCATTGGTTTGCAGGACGATGTCTCGTTGGACCGGAGGTTGTGTTTCGGCGTGAGACCGCACTTGCGCTGGGTGGATTTGACGAGCAGCGAATGATCGCGTTTGACTATTCGTTGTGGCTATGCATGCTGCTGGAAGGACACCGGTTGCAGAAGCACGCTCGCGCGTTTGTGTGTCGCATGGAGTCGGATAAACAGCCCGGGCCGGAGGTCGGCGATGCACTCCGCGATGTTGCACGAGCTGGGCTGGGACTATTGAGCGACAAGCCACAGAACTGGAGAGCAGATGCGGTTCGCGAGCACACAGCGATCAGTATCCGCTCGCAAGCACTGGACATTGTTGAAGCGAGAATGCGTCTGATCGAAAGTAACTCGAATATGGAGTGTGGGTCGGTTTCTTGTGCTCACGTTGGTGTTGACGCGCTGCTTGAGGGCAGGCAAAAGCTGCTCAAGCCCCACATGGTTGATACTGGTCGGCACGTGCGATCTGCGCTTGGCAGTGCCGGCATTCGTGGACCGCGAGTTGCGATCGTCGGATGTGATGCTGTGACATCGCGAGATCCAGTTGAAGACTGGTTTGATCGCGGCGCGTCTGTTGAATGTGTGGAAGTTCTCGATGGCAGCAGCGCATTCGATTGCGTTGTGCTTGATGGCGCACTTTGTTTGCAGCAGAATCCGGAGATTTTCCTTGATCGTGCATGGCGAAGTGTTGCGTCGAACGGGTGCCTTGTTGCACTCGGTGAACTTGGTCCATGGAACGATCTGGATTTGTACATGCATCGGCTTCGTGGTCGTATGCGGGAGCGTTTGCTCTGGACGACGGATGTGTTTCTTGATGTTGACGCGGACGAACAACTGGCTCACATCTTTGGTGCTCCAGCACCCGTTTCCTTTGATACAGACAAAGATGCAACAGCATGGCTTCGGCTCTTCCCGGGATGGCGGGGATGCGATGTCTTTCGGTTGATGCAGGAGATTGCGCCAGCATCCGCATTACGACTTGCGCGCAGGTACGGGTCTATCTGGTTCCATCCTGTCTTACCACTGCCGTGGATTGCTGCGTTACATGTGCCTCAGCAGGATCTGTGGCAGGTCGGTGTGTGGCAGCATGTTGGATAG
- a CDS encoding ABC transporter permease, with protein sequence MYQVLLTRRYLFSKIMPLLAALAVMLITATELVTWSVMGGFLNHLIKTSTKFTGDVSIQWPSAGFAHYDELIEMLEREPEIRIATPVIQTFAMVRLPEGRVMPKQVWGIDPDSFSQVANFRDSLWWKPITKAHPRDFQLSDPRLNPLSETMWLYERANDKESGVVVDPNATWEDVFQAGVTMSRVEKDTGRAVPAAVVGIEVLGFMAREGPELYLPGQRTQLLPDGTERKVARFGPMEQITVTMFPVDSIGRPREVVSQTVPIANEFHTGVIQIDKEVVLLPLSLVQRSLQMNEATRSVIDPIAAAMGNYDAQTTEIDPARVTDIVIRAADGYNEYDAKEAAERVYKVFASNHIGQVPDTEKIQISTYEEQNAFFISAVRKETALVMFIFGVISFTSVFLVLAIFWSMISEKTKDIGVLRSIGAGRKGIAGLWISYGFLLGMIGSMFGVVIAILIVRNINPINDWIGKTFGKGAQVWNPDTYYLLKIPNEVDPMKVVVIFVVGVFVCVLGSAWPAIRAARMDPVRSLRFE encoded by the coding sequence GTGTACCAAGTTCTCCTCACGCGCCGGTATCTGTTCAGCAAGATCATGCCGTTGCTTGCTGCGCTGGCGGTGATGCTGATCACAGCAACCGAACTCGTGACCTGGTCTGTGATGGGCGGATTCCTGAACCACTTGATCAAGACCAGCACGAAGTTCACGGGCGATGTTTCCATCCAGTGGCCCAGCGCCGGGTTTGCTCACTATGACGAGCTGATCGAGATGCTCGAGCGCGAGCCCGAGATCCGGATAGCGACACCCGTCATCCAGACCTTTGCGATGGTGCGATTGCCCGAGGGGCGCGTGATGCCCAAGCAGGTGTGGGGGATTGATCCTGATTCGTTCTCGCAGGTTGCAAACTTCAGAGACTCGCTCTGGTGGAAGCCGATCACAAAGGCGCATCCTCGAGACTTTCAACTTTCAGATCCCCGGTTGAACCCATTGTCAGAAACGATGTGGTTGTACGAACGCGCCAACGACAAGGAGAGCGGCGTTGTTGTCGATCCAAATGCGACATGGGAGGACGTGTTTCAGGCTGGTGTGACCATGTCGCGCGTCGAGAAAGATACGGGGCGCGCTGTTCCTGCTGCGGTTGTGGGTATCGAGGTTCTTGGGTTTATGGCACGCGAAGGGCCGGAGTTGTATCTGCCCGGGCAGCGAACACAGCTGCTGCCGGACGGGACAGAACGCAAGGTGGCGCGATTTGGGCCGATGGAGCAGATCACAGTGACGATGTTCCCGGTTGACTCGATCGGTCGGCCCCGCGAGGTAGTAAGCCAGACTGTGCCGATTGCCAATGAGTTCCATACAGGCGTGATCCAGATCGACAAGGAAGTGGTGCTGTTGCCGCTCTCGCTGGTGCAGCGATCGCTGCAAATGAACGAGGCGACGCGCAGTGTGATTGATCCGATTGCAGCAGCGATGGGAAACTATGACGCGCAGACGACCGAGATCGATCCAGCCCGTGTGACCGATATTGTGATCCGAGCAGCAGACGGGTACAACGAGTACGACGCGAAGGAAGCTGCTGAGCGCGTGTACAAGGTCTTCGCCAGCAACCATATCGGCCAGGTGCCTGACACAGAGAAGATTCAGATCTCGACATATGAAGAGCAGAACGCCTTTTTCATCAGTGCAGTGCGCAAGGAAACCGCGCTCGTGATGTTCATCTTCGGTGTGATCTCGTTTACGAGTGTGTTTCTGGTGCTGGCGATCTTCTGGTCCATGATCTCAGAGAAAACCAAGGATATCGGCGTGCTCCGGTCAATTGGTGCTGGCAGGAAGGGGATCGCTGGACTTTGGATCAGTTATGGATTCCTGCTTGGCATGATTGGTTCTATGTTTGGCGTTGTGATCGCGATTCTCATTGTCAGAAATATCAATCCGATCAACGACTGGATCGGCAAGACGTTCGGCAAGGGAGCGCAGGTGTGGAATCCTGACACGTATTACCTGCTGAAGATACCGAACGAGGTTGATCCCATGAAGGTTGTCGTCATCTTTGTGGTTGGTGTGTTTGTGTGTGTGCTGGGATCGGCGTGGCCGGCGATTCGTGCAGCACGCATGGATCCTGTGAGATCACTGCGATTTGAATGA
- a CDS encoding tetratricopeptide repeat protein, with product MASRRNRKYRALAKLAIVLGLIGLIGGGLWYFQKHRGMDDALREGKDALNAGDYPRAMSRLSYYVSKDKTNPDALFSLALARKHVKTEGVNYIDRAAQFARAALDLAPDRVDIMEELLTLYSELGRASEVINISERLLAIDSKNKRALTVRTEALNATGKAPEALDNELKTAEYYPDDFEVHQRIILLMDIVGEDRQKILQYIERLQPKFGALASYWSTQAQFLTSIGDNDRAVLMAKKAAAIPPRDPAELTLVLNQLSVERTIEPELTNDSHDVLERVITTSSDRPEMLFTAIARAYKEGETELFAQGLGFALARIKDATPVDLIYLIIGANNTTNSSNVRETALNELKTRSDPEVPDWLIFVQAWDTFARGEIGPARQLVDQIKSADLDPQLLNLLEGRISQALNEPALARTHLEQVAIDPAWHIARRDLAVVRLQQGDSLGVIQLARIDPKLGATTGGITIIMAAHVERAERIDATQSTKVAAARLFSTIMPEITDAPPSLVALQSRALLAAGDIRGGLRIARELATTNPPPEAFVLVSLADKTRQHDEEITTALLDRARDLYPDSAAVAFARAVDVANRGDVEAGRAILKDALAKAKLTEQAEVTSLSAIFESRFNPGTSGQMALVEASRKLPDDIGAQLALLSDQNSWNSREYIGEAIERLRKLTGENATGWRVYKTRELLLFGKSEADTAQASRYASEVLRDDPTNIDARVLAGDAWLRMGDRTRAIEQYRAAAELGGQGIATYPGLIELLLFDGQRTEAERYMRLFMQIEILPDDLTVARGLLASQMGMTNEAEPDLLRGVEIGDETAGLELIRNVMRRDNRARAQQIVDTFLAREGDPLPSMLAIAADLAALDRGVDAGLSVLDRLPNDAPNYLRTIAYAELLNRFGQIDRARQTMQPLHEQGLIAASTLLARLEIESKNYEQAKEIVVNSLAKHPNNPELKRILSRIELASGNDDALAAALYDMAQAAASNSIELPGTTQLLSTLERLFKKQISKDTALLEVRRITADAPTNFDGWRVLAILQMDAEKFEDAAKSAHAAAAAAPTDPRAQEFAARTLQVIGRLEEARTIGLSWAKILGAQSMEADCFLASIESSLGNPKQAYEKMKPWIERIRTLGNSDQDKIYLLGVILAQNGDTDGAAAALWPQNTSDVQAVLRYLTAVNVFTQNTQAARTWIKRAEPVLSQIPDGRLAIADKWYKISIDAADGSGDLRNVIAMLDGHIESMSQPDMAYLMLAAAHQALNELDQAENAYRKSLEIQPNNTKAMNNLAYLLITRGTKLSEAITVAQRAVDLARTLNLPNQELAAYHDTLGLAMLRNNQPRNALDQFEKSMTLNTSSGSAAIGLAEAYLALGQPSDARNAISRFDRLPELARSLAPEEQERLNAVQSELRSQGR from the coding sequence ATGGCCTCACGACGGAACAGAAAATATCGCGCACTCGCAAAGCTTGCCATTGTGCTCGGGCTGATCGGCCTGATCGGTGGTGGACTCTGGTACTTCCAGAAGCATCGCGGCATGGACGATGCCCTGCGAGAAGGCAAGGACGCATTGAATGCCGGTGATTATCCTCGCGCCATGAGCCGGCTCAGCTATTACGTCAGCAAGGACAAAACAAATCCCGATGCACTGTTCTCATTGGCGCTCGCCCGCAAGCACGTCAAGACAGAGGGTGTAAACTACATTGATCGTGCAGCACAGTTTGCTCGTGCAGCACTCGATCTCGCGCCCGATCGCGTTGACATCATGGAAGAGTTGCTGACTCTCTATAGCGAGTTGGGTCGTGCCTCTGAAGTGATCAATATCTCAGAGCGTCTGCTCGCAATCGATTCTAAGAACAAGCGAGCATTGACTGTTCGAACAGAAGCGCTCAACGCGACGGGCAAGGCTCCCGAAGCACTCGATAACGAGCTAAAAACAGCCGAGTATTACCCTGATGACTTTGAAGTCCATCAGCGCATCATACTGCTGATGGATATCGTTGGTGAGGATCGCCAGAAGATTCTGCAGTATATCGAGCGACTGCAGCCAAAGTTTGGGGCACTTGCGTCCTACTGGTCAACACAAGCACAGTTTCTTACCAGCATTGGTGATAACGATCGTGCTGTCCTGATGGCCAAGAAAGCTGCAGCCATACCTCCTCGTGATCCGGCCGAGTTGACGCTCGTGCTCAACCAACTCTCCGTCGAGCGAACAATCGAGCCGGAACTCACAAACGATTCCCACGATGTTCTTGAGCGTGTCATCACCACAAGCAGTGATAGACCAGAGATGCTCTTCACAGCTATCGCACGTGCCTACAAGGAGGGTGAAACAGAACTCTTCGCACAAGGGCTTGGATTCGCACTGGCAAGGATCAAGGATGCAACACCAGTCGATTTGATCTACTTGATCATTGGTGCCAACAACACAACGAACTCGTCTAACGTGCGGGAAACCGCACTCAACGAGTTGAAAACCAGATCGGACCCCGAGGTTCCTGACTGGTTGATCTTTGTCCAGGCCTGGGACACATTTGCACGTGGCGAGATCGGCCCTGCCCGACAACTGGTTGATCAGATCAAGAGCGCCGACCTTGACCCGCAACTGCTGAACCTTCTTGAAGGCAGAATCTCTCAAGCGCTGAACGAGCCCGCACTGGCCAGGACGCATCTTGAGCAAGTTGCCATCGACCCAGCATGGCACATCGCACGGCGCGATCTCGCAGTTGTGCGCCTTCAGCAGGGCGACTCGCTCGGCGTTATCCAGCTTGCACGCATCGACCCGAAGCTCGGTGCAACAACTGGTGGCATCACCATCATTATGGCTGCGCATGTTGAACGTGCAGAACGCATTGACGCAACACAATCGACCAAGGTCGCTGCTGCCCGTTTGTTCTCCACAATCATGCCCGAGATCACAGATGCCCCCCCATCACTTGTCGCACTTCAGTCGCGTGCATTGCTCGCTGCTGGCGACATCCGAGGTGGACTTCGCATTGCGAGAGAACTGGCAACAACCAATCCGCCTCCAGAGGCATTTGTGCTTGTGTCACTTGCTGACAAAACTCGCCAGCATGACGAAGAGATAACAACCGCATTGCTTGATCGTGCTCGTGATCTCTATCCGGACAGCGCCGCCGTTGCGTTCGCACGCGCCGTCGATGTTGCAAACCGTGGCGATGTTGAAGCTGGCAGAGCTATACTGAAGGATGCGCTTGCCAAGGCAAAGCTCACAGAACAAGCCGAAGTCACATCGCTGAGCGCGATCTTTGAATCCAGATTCAATCCGGGAACATCCGGACAGATGGCGCTTGTAGAGGCATCTCGAAAGCTGCCCGACGACATCGGCGCACAACTCGCCCTGCTCAGCGATCAGAACTCATGGAACTCGCGCGAGTACATCGGCGAAGCAATCGAGCGGTTACGCAAGCTGACTGGTGAAAACGCAACCGGATGGCGCGTCTATAAGACACGTGAGTTGCTGCTGTTTGGAAAGTCAGAAGCTGATACTGCTCAAGCATCCCGCTATGCATCAGAAGTGCTCAGGGACGATCCCACCAATATTGATGCACGCGTTCTCGCGGGCGACGCGTGGCTGAGGATGGGTGACAGAACCCGTGCCATCGAGCAGTATCGTGCTGCTGCAGAGCTGGGTGGCCAGGGCATTGCAACCTATCCCGGACTCATTGAGCTCTTACTCTTTGATGGCCAGCGCACCGAAGCCGAACGCTACATGCGTTTGTTCATGCAGATCGAAATACTTCCGGATGATCTGACAGTCGCACGCGGCCTGCTCGCATCACAAATGGGAATGACAAACGAAGCCGAGCCTGATCTCCTGCGTGGAGTCGAGATCGGCGATGAAACCGCAGGTCTCGAACTCATTCGCAATGTCATGCGCCGCGACAATCGCGCTCGGGCACAACAGATTGTTGACACCTTCCTCGCACGTGAAGGCGATCCGCTGCCAAGCATGCTCGCGATCGCAGCTGATCTTGCTGCTCTTGACCGTGGCGTTGATGCAGGTCTGAGCGTTCTTGACAGACTCCCGAATGATGCGCCGAACTACCTCCGCACAATCGCATATGCAGAACTCCTCAACCGCTTCGGCCAGATCGATAGAGCAAGGCAAACGATGCAGCCTCTCCATGAACAAGGCCTCATCGCTGCATCAACACTGCTTGCGCGGCTGGAGATCGAGTCAAAGAACTATGAGCAGGCAAAGGAAATCGTTGTAAACTCACTGGCAAAGCATCCAAATAATCCTGAGCTCAAGCGGATACTATCAAGAATTGAACTTGCCAGTGGGAATGACGATGCGCTCGCTGCTGCGTTATATGACATGGCGCAAGCCGCGGCAAGCAACAGTATCGAGTTGCCCGGGACAACTCAGCTTCTCAGCACACTCGAACGCCTTTTCAAGAAGCAGATTTCAAAGGACACTGCACTGCTTGAGGTTCGACGAATCACCGCTGACGCGCCAACAAACTTTGACGGGTGGCGTGTGCTCGCAATCCTCCAGATGGATGCTGAAAAGTTTGAGGATGCCGCAAAGTCAGCACACGCCGCTGCTGCTGCTGCACCAACCGATCCTCGTGCGCAGGAGTTCGCTGCACGCACATTACAAGTGATTGGCAGGCTTGAAGAGGCTCGAACGATCGGGCTGAGCTGGGCAAAGATCCTCGGTGCACAGTCGATGGAAGCAGACTGCTTCCTTGCCTCGATCGAAAGCTCGCTGGGGAATCCAAAGCAAGCATATGAAAAGATGAAACCGTGGATCGAACGTATCCGCACACTTGGAAACTCAGATCAGGACAAGATCTATCTTCTTGGTGTTATTCTAGCACAGAACGGAGACACCGACGGCGCTGCCGCAGCACTCTGGCCACAAAACACGTCGGACGTCCAGGCGGTATTGCGATATCTGACCGCTGTAAATGTCTTCACCCAGAATACACAAGCAGCACGCACATGGATCAAACGCGCAGAGCCAGTTCTCTCACAGATTCCCGATGGCAGACTGGCGATCGCGGATAAGTGGTACAAGATCAGCATTGATGCAGCAGACGGATCAGGTGATCTGCGAAATGTCATTGCCATGCTCGATGGACACATTGAGTCCATGTCACAGCCGGACATGGCCTACCTCATGCTTGCTGCCGCACATCAGGCTCTCAACGAACTCGATCAAGCGGAGAATGCATATCGCAAGTCGCTTGAGATCCAGCCAAACAACACCAAGGCAATGAACAACCTCGCCTATCTGCTTATCACGAGAGGAACCAAACTCTCTGAAGCGATTACGGTTGCCCAACGCGCAGTTGACCTGGCGCGAACACTGAACCTGCCAAACCAGGAACTCGCCGCATACCACGATACACTCGGGCTTGCGATGCTCCGTAACAATCAACCGCGGAATGCGCTCGATCAGTTTGAGAAATCCATGACGCTCAACACATCCTCCGGTAGTGCTGCAATAGGACTTGCTGAGGCGTATCTTGCACTTGGTCAGCCATCAGATGCTCGGAACGCGATCAGCAGGTTTGACCGTCTGCCCGAGCTTGCTCGTAGTCTGGCACCCGAGGAACAGGAGCGACTGAACGCAGTTCAGAGCGAACTCCGTTCTCAAGGTCGATAA
- a CDS encoding GH3 auxin-responsive promoter family protein, giving the protein MSQSVVTHPPYRLTSLVGVGLGALQTVRAARLADVDHVREHAGRMQLRQLRWLLHRASATEFGQEHMFGKAVGLAGREMLRAYRDLVPIADWYAFKDQIARMREDAEPDVLWPGLVRDFCQTSGTTAGDKFIPVTEEMKKSNFKAARDIFTHAMNFGISLPGIMGGKCLFLGGSTAMTVSDKGVRTGDLSGIAATQIHWPLSRIYSPGSGIALMDNWTDKIDAMARHTIDQDVRMVSGMPSWMLVLIERLFEVARERGQYVSTLKEIWPNFQLFVHGGVKYGPFDARMRQMWSGGTEDIPYRLELYPASEGFVAIQDQAHDPGMRLLTDHRNMFEFVPLEDIDRPDAPAFLCDEVEKGQKYVVVLSTCAGLWRYVLGDVVEFDTVPSLYEGNRLVRSGDGPPRVRVVGRHRHFINAFGENIIAEHIENAVERAARVLAVEVGEFTAAPVYSAQRRKAGLELILEIEQASAVQLEHFADEFDKAIKSQNVDYTTKRKSDLSMGPPIVTPVRMGAFHAWMASKGKLGGQHKCPRCANHRDIADEVRTIAGIGAMDSNSVQLELVAR; this is encoded by the coding sequence TTGTCTCAGAGTGTCGTGACGCATCCGCCATACAGGCTTACCTCACTTGTCGGCGTTGGTCTTGGCGCGCTGCAGACGGTACGTGCGGCACGTCTGGCAGATGTCGATCATGTGCGAGAGCATGCTGGGCGTATGCAGCTTCGGCAACTTCGATGGTTGTTGCATCGTGCATCAGCGACTGAGTTCGGTCAGGAACACATGTTTGGCAAAGCCGTTGGGCTTGCAGGGCGTGAGATGCTCCGTGCGTATCGGGATTTGGTGCCTATTGCAGACTGGTACGCATTCAAGGACCAGATTGCCCGCATGCGCGAGGATGCGGAACCAGACGTGCTGTGGCCTGGGCTTGTCCGAGACTTCTGCCAGACAAGCGGCACAACAGCTGGCGACAAGTTCATCCCGGTGACGGAGGAGATGAAAAAGTCGAACTTCAAAGCTGCAAGAGATATCTTCACGCACGCGATGAACTTTGGAATCTCGCTCCCCGGAATTATGGGGGGGAAGTGTTTGTTTCTTGGCGGGTCAACCGCGATGACCGTGAGCGACAAGGGCGTTCGCACCGGCGATCTTTCCGGCATTGCTGCAACACAGATCCACTGGCCACTTTCTCGGATCTACTCACCTGGTTCAGGCATTGCTCTGATGGACAACTGGACGGACAAGATTGATGCGATGGCCAGACACACGATTGATCAGGACGTGCGCATGGTCAGCGGCATGCCAAGCTGGATGCTGGTGCTTATTGAGCGGTTGTTTGAAGTTGCTCGCGAACGCGGCCAGTATGTCAGCACACTAAAGGAGATCTGGCCGAACTTCCAGTTGTTCGTGCATGGCGGTGTGAAGTACGGGCCGTTTGATGCTCGGATGCGACAGATGTGGTCCGGAGGCACAGAAGACATCCCATATCGGCTTGAGTTATACCCGGCGAGCGAGGGCTTTGTTGCTATTCAGGATCAGGCGCACGATCCCGGGATGCGCCTGCTGACCGACCATCGGAACATGTTTGAGTTTGTCCCACTTGAAGACATCGATAGACCTGATGCACCAGCGTTTCTGTGCGATGAGGTGGAAAAGGGGCAGAAGTACGTCGTTGTGCTGTCAACATGTGCAGGGCTGTGGCGATACGTTCTTGGCGATGTTGTTGAGTTTGACACTGTGCCTTCGCTGTACGAAGGAAACAGACTTGTTCGATCTGGGGATGGTCCGCCGCGGGTTCGTGTCGTGGGTAGGCATCGGCACTTTATCAATGCGTTCGGCGAGAACATCATTGCCGAGCATATTGAAAACGCTGTAGAGCGAGCAGCGCGTGTGCTGGCCGTCGAGGTTGGAGAGTTCACCGCTGCTCCGGTATACAGCGCCCAAAGACGGAAAGCAGGACTGGAACTAATTCTTGAAATAGAACAGGCTTCCGCAGTGCAACTTGAACACTTTGCCGATGAGTTTGACAAGGCGATCAAGTCACAAAATGTCGACTACACAACCAAACGCAAGAGCGATCTGAGTATGGGTCCACCAATCGTAACACCGGTGCGAATGGGCGCATTCCACGCGTGGATGGCATCGAAGGGAAAGCTGGGTGGTCAGCACAAGTGTCCGCGCTGCGCAAACCATCGTGATATTGCTGACGAAGTGCGGACAATAGCTGGTATAGGTGCTATGGATTCGAACTCGGTTCAGTTGGAACTTGTTGCGCGATGA
- a CDS encoding alpha/beta hydrolase has product MDRRDIEIVGLSGDPVRVDIAETGDGTQFVFLHGLVGLNEHWETVVGLVKHRVRCTMIEVPLLQLTGKDCSIDGVVYLTAKLLQSVSDSPVVLVGNSFGGHVATRLAIEYPELVQGLLLTGASGVIEKSMVSDIQIHPSREWLRRKIAELFYRPELHMRESDLDRAHQELSTKLGRFAMVRLSRSARRNHLGDQLSRVRVPTLLIWGKQDVVTPPDAAQQFHDRLQDSKLVWFDECGHVPMMEHAEAFAREMLAFEETLRSNESMAHSR; this is encoded by the coding sequence TTGGATCGTCGGGACATCGAAATCGTCGGATTGTCGGGGGATCCGGTTCGCGTTGATATTGCTGAGACGGGTGATGGAACCCAGTTTGTGTTTCTGCACGGTCTTGTGGGACTGAACGAGCACTGGGAGACGGTTGTCGGGCTTGTGAAGCACCGCGTGCGATGCACCATGATCGAGGTACCGTTGCTGCAACTGACCGGCAAGGACTGCTCGATTGACGGTGTTGTGTATCTGACAGCAAAGCTGCTGCAGTCGGTGAGCGATTCGCCGGTGGTGCTGGTTGGTAACTCGTTTGGCGGACATGTTGCGACGCGTCTTGCAATCGAATATCCGGAACTGGTGCAGGGATTGCTTCTGACGGGCGCCTCTGGTGTCATTGAAAAGTCGATGGTGTCAGACATCCAGATCCATCCGAGTCGCGAGTGGCTACGTCGCAAAATTGCTGAGCTGTTCTATCGGCCCGAACTGCATATGCGTGAGTCGGATCTTGATCGTGCACATCAGGAGCTTTCGACGAAGCTGGGACGGTTTGCGATGGTGCGTCTGAGTCGATCGGCTCGTCGGAATCATCTTGGAGATCAGCTTTCACGTGTGCGCGTGCCGACACTGCTTATCTGGGGCAAGCAGGATGTTGTAACGCCGCCGGATGCTGCGCAGCAGTTTCATGATCGGCTACAGGATTCCAAGCTTGTGTGGTTTGACGAGTGCGGGCATGTTCCGATGATGGAGCACGCTGAGGCATTTGCTCGCGAGATGCTTGCATTCGAAGAAACGCTTCGCAGCAACGAGTCGATGGCGCACTCACGCTGA
- a CDS encoding ABC transporter ATP-binding protein, giving the protein MGKVPLQVLRGATLHVNEGECVAVLGDSGSGKSTLLHLIAGLDRPDAKPEPTIVFDGSDIGAMSIAQRDVYRAQQVGIVFQAYHLLTELTALQNVVIAGMVRHGFGYWGNRRELTQRAHELLDVVGLGERAGHRPVELSGGERQRVAIARALINQPRLLLADEPTGNLDEQTAGRVLEMLMRVREQQNLTLVMVTHSTSIASQADRTVRIEFGQIRASESEFASVIG; this is encoded by the coding sequence ATGGGCAAGGTGCCGTTGCAGGTGCTGCGCGGTGCAACACTGCACGTGAATGAGGGCGAGTGTGTCGCGGTACTCGGTGACTCTGGTTCTGGGAAGAGCACGCTGTTACATCTGATCGCGGGTCTTGATCGTCCCGACGCAAAGCCCGAGCCGACGATTGTGTTCGATGGTTCGGATATCGGTGCCATGTCGATCGCACAGCGCGATGTGTATCGGGCGCAGCAGGTTGGGATTGTGTTTCAGGCGTACCACCTGCTTACGGAGTTGACCGCGCTGCAGAACGTTGTGATTGCAGGTATGGTGCGCCATGGGTTCGGCTATTGGGGAAACCGTCGTGAGTTGACACAGCGGGCTCATGAGCTGCTTGACGTCGTAGGGCTCGGCGAGCGAGCTGGTCATCGACCGGTTGAGTTGTCCGGTGGCGAGCGTCAGCGAGTTGCGATTGCCAGAGCCTTGATCAACCAGCCGCGACTTCTTCTTGCGGATGAGCCGACAGGGAACCTTGATGAGCAGACGGCTGGCAGAGTGCTTGAGATGCTGATGCGCGTGCGTGAGCAGCAGAATCTGACGCTGGTCATGGTGACGCACTCGACAAGCATTGCATCCCAAGCCGATCGGACCGTTCGTATCGAGTTTGGGCAAATTAGAGCGAGTGAAAGTGAGTTCGCCTCGGTGATTGGATGA